Below is a genomic region from Cupriavidus sp. P-10.
ATATTGCCAAAGGCTGACCTGGCGTGTTTTGCGGAACATGCGGCACAGGTGGAAAGGGCTGACATGGATCGCCGCGGCGATTGTGTCGATAGTGAGCGGCTGGGCGAGGTGAGCGAGAATGAAATCGTCCAGCCGCGCGAGCGTGTGTCGGGACAGAAGGCCACGCTGAGGCGTGACGGCCAGCGCTGTGGTGTTCGACACGCCGGCGCCATAGAGGAGGCCCACGCGCAAACTAATAGCCAGCAGCAAGGATTGCTCGTAAAGGCTACCGCCCACGCTACCACCCCTAACGTGTGCGTCGAGCGTCAGCACCAATTGCACAAGGCCGCTGTCGGCCCCGCCGGCGAAGTCGGACTGCAGATCAGGTGCGCTGCGTTCGTGCGTCTGTTCATGAGCGTGGACAACGGCATCGGGTCGCACGGAAAAATAGACGGCATCTAGCGGCGCTGACCAACTGCTCGACAGCGCGTCGCCAGCGGCGCGGAAGTAGACCCGTTTTGGCGCCATCGTCCCGTCCATTCCCCGTCCGTTGATTTGCCAACGAATCGGCACAGGATGGCGGGTGACCGGGATGGCCAAGCAGTGCACAGGCATGACCGTGGTGTCCAGGGCGCCGGCGGCGAGCACATGGCGCTCCAGTACAAAGCCGTCCCAGTGAGAGGAACCGC
It encodes:
- a CDS encoding helix-turn-helix transcriptional regulator, which encodes MGQAPSPTQLLATTGNGTVPAIPTTPRYGSGSSHWDGFVLERHVLAAGALDTTVMPVHCLAIPVTRHPVPIRWQINGRGMDGTMAPKRVYFRAAGDALSSSWSAPLDAVYFSVRPDAVVHAHEQTHERSAPDLQSDFAGGADSGLVQLVLTLDAHVRGGSVGGSLYEQSLLLAISLRVGLLYGAGVSNTTALAVTPQRGLLSRHTLARLDDFILAHLAQPLTIDTIAAAIHVSPFHLCRMFRKTRQVSLWQYVLICRIEYARKLIRRHPHMPLADVAAACGFDSYTQFFAAFRKFSRISPSEFRRSVGRQSS